A genomic region of Methanothermobacter thermautotrophicus str. Delta H contains the following coding sequences:
- the nifH gene encoding nitrogenase iron protein produces the protein MVRKIAIYGKGGIGKSTTQQNTAAAMSYFHGKNVMIHGCDPKADSTRLILGGKMQTTMMDTLRELGEVACTPDKVIETGFGGIKCVESGGPEPGVGCAGRGVITAITLMERHGVYEKDLDFVFFDVLGDVVCGGFAMPVRDGKAEEIYIVASGEMMALYAANNICKGMVKYARQSGVRLGGIICNSRNVDGEKELLEEFCERIGTQMIHFVPRDNIVQKAEFNKKSVIEFDPECNQSQEYRELARKIIENKDFVIPEPMTMDEMEELVVKYGVMD, from the coding sequence ATGGTAAGAAAAATCGCGATATATGGAAAGGGTGGAATCGGAAAATCCACAACACAGCAAAACACTGCAGCTGCAATGAGCTACTTCCATGGTAAAAATGTGATGATCCATGGATGTGACCCAAAGGCAGATAGCACACGCCTGATACTTGGAGGTAAAATGCAGACAACAATGATGGATACCCTCCGTGAACTTGGAGAGGTCGCATGTACACCGGATAAGGTTATTGAAACAGGCTTTGGGGGAATAAAATGTGTTGAATCAGGAGGTCCTGAACCCGGCGTAGGATGCGCTGGCAGGGGGGTCATAACTGCAATAACCCTCATGGAAAGACATGGAGTCTATGAGAAGGACCTGGACTTTGTATTTTTTGATGTACTGGGTGACGTTGTGTGTGGGGGCTTTGCAATGCCTGTTAGGGATGGGAAAGCGGAAGAGATATACATAGTGGCATCTGGGGAGATGATGGCACTCTATGCAGCCAATAACATCTGTAAAGGGATGGTTAAATATGCCAGGCAGAGCGGAGTGCGTCTCGGGGGCATAATATGCAACAGCAGAAACGTTGATGGGGAGAAAGAGCTTCTTGAAGAATTCTGTGAAAGAATAGGTACACAGATGATACACTTTGTTCCAAGGGACAACATAGTACAGAAGGCTGAATTCAACAAAAAATCGGTCATAGAATTCGATCCAGAGTGTAACCAGTCCCAGGAGTACAGGGAACTCGCAAGGAAAATAATTGAAAACAAGGACTTCGTGATACCTGAACCAATGACAATGGATGAAATGGAGGAACTCGTTGTAAAATACGGAGTTATGGATTAG
- a CDS encoding P-II family nitrogen regulator: MKMIRAIIRPEKSEEVIDALDKAGFPALTKMDVAGRGKQRGIRLDEIYYEELPKTMLLIVVDDSDAEKVINTVHETAFTGNIGDGKIFVSPVESAYTIRTREEGL, from the coding sequence ATGAAGATGATAAGGGCCATAATAAGACCAGAGAAGTCTGAAGAGGTGATTGATGCCCTCGATAAAGCTGGATTTCCAGCCCTAACAAAAATGGATGTTGCAGGGAGAGGTAAACAGAGGGGGATACGCCTTGATGAGATCTACTATGAGGAGTTACCAAAGACCATGCTCCTCATAGTTGTGGATGACAGTGATGCAGAGAAGGTCATAAACACCGTCCATGAAACAGCATTCACAGGTAACATTGGGGATGGTAAAATCTTTGTAAGTCCCGTGGAAAGTGCATATACCATCAGGACAAGGGAAGAGGGTCTTTAG
- the nifE gene encoding nitrogenase iron-molybdenum cofactor biosynthesis protein NifE, with product MNHSTGNSSNNKEFPGSNLEFQVGHVDRVIDTIPSRRGHFKRSGGGGPCCNKASVPGMVTQRSCVYGGARVVLMPITDAAHIVHGPVGCAACTWDIRGSRSSKSDLYKTGFSTNLEEKDVVFGGEDRLLKCILEVDEIYSPSAIFVYSTCVSGVIGDDITAVCRNAEYKTGKWVIPVQSEGFRSFNKSLGHQLACDVLLDHVIGRGDAEVGERSVNLVGEFNVAGDLWEIKRLLEKMGVKVVASITGDSTVAEISAAHKAQLNLVQCSKSSGYIAEEMEKRHGTPHINVNFFGMRETMDSLISISEFFGLELAEKWVLGMVEETKRKVARYRNTLEGKKVAIYVGGNKAWSLIRAFEDLGMEVIMSGTQNGLPNDYLRIMEKSGRELILFDDANPVELSRLLNKYRPDLFVSGAKEKYLSYKLGIPFCEFNHDRIKPFSCFRGFLNFAEEVDKAVNSRVWKLAAPRTFLNCGVEYGYE from the coding sequence ATGAACCACAGCACTGGAAACTCCAGCAATAATAAAGAATTTCCTGGAAGTAACCTTGAATTCCAGGTGGGGCATGTTGATAGGGTAATCGACACCATCCCCTCAAGGAGAGGACACTTCAAAAGGAGTGGAGGGGGAGGTCCATGCTGCAATAAGGCATCAGTACCGGGTATGGTTACTCAGAGATCATGTGTATACGGAGGCGCAAGGGTTGTTCTTATGCCGATAACAGATGCAGCTCACATAGTCCATGGACCTGTTGGATGCGCGGCATGTACATGGGATATAAGGGGCAGCAGAAGTTCAAAGTCAGATCTGTACAAGACGGGATTCTCCACGAACCTTGAGGAGAAGGATGTGGTCTTTGGCGGTGAGGACAGACTTCTCAAATGCATACTTGAAGTGGACGAAATTTACTCTCCATCAGCAATATTCGTGTACTCCACATGTGTTTCAGGTGTCATAGGCGATGATATCACCGCCGTATGCAGAAATGCAGAATATAAAACGGGAAAATGGGTAATACCCGTACAGTCTGAGGGTTTTAGGAGTTTCAATAAATCCTTAGGCCATCAGCTTGCCTGTGATGTCCTTCTTGATCACGTTATAGGTCGTGGAGATGCCGAAGTAGGGGAAAGGTCAGTTAATCTTGTGGGCGAATTCAATGTGGCGGGGGATTTATGGGAGATAAAGAGGCTCCTTGAGAAAATGGGCGTTAAGGTTGTTGCATCCATAACCGGTGATTCAACCGTGGCTGAGATTTCAGCCGCCCACAAAGCCCAGCTTAACCTTGTACAGTGCAGCAAATCATCTGGATACATCGCAGAGGAGATGGAAAAAAGGCATGGAACACCACACATCAACGTCAATTTTTTTGGTATGAGGGAAACCATGGATTCCCTCATTTCAATTTCAGAGTTCTTTGGACTGGAATTAGCAGAGAAATGGGTACTTGGAATGGTTGAGGAAACAAAGAGGAAGGTTGCCAGATACAGGAATACCCTTGAGGGAAAGAAGGTGGCCATATACGTAGGAGGTAACAAGGCGTGGTCACTCATAAGGGCATTTGAAGATCTGGGAATGGAGGTTATCATGAGCGGAACCCAGAATGGTCTGCCCAACGATTACCTTCGAATAATGGAGAAATCTGGCAGAGAGCTCATACTATTCGATGACGCCAATCCAGTTGAACTTTCAAGGTTGTTGAATAAATATCGACCAGATCTTTTTGTCTCAGGAGCTAAAGAGAAATACCTCTCATACAAACTTGGCATACCTTTCTGTGAATTTAATCATGACAGGATAAAGCCCTTTTCATGTTTCAGGGGATTTTTGAATTTTGCAGAGGAAGTTGATAAGGCTGTAAACAGCAGAGTATGGAAACTGGCAGCACCAAGAACCTTTCTAAATTGCGGAGTTGAGTACGGTTATGAATAG
- a CDS encoding nitrogenase component 1, producing the protein MSEINVMERTRELVVNPLVTCQPFGAMFATLGIRRGLPIVHGSQGCSTFVRYGLNRHFREPAEIAVTSLHEDAAVFGGRSNLIDGVKNLVKRFRPELVGIVTTCSSEITGDDVDGFLRVAEAELREELGERFRTRMVSISTPSFVEHHLRGYGNALKSFIDTLAVDEGDCNERINLIPGIVNPGDIREIRHIFELMDVDPIILTDTSDPFDSPLRPSKTEKMPFYPKGGTVVSDIEESSNSIGTLSMSMYGNEASETLKKRFNIPKEHHIPIGVRNTDDFVRSLARIAEVDVSEELLDERGILIDSMADISSRYLFGRTAAVYGDPDMVMGVSRFLCELGITPLYACVGVDNEIFREGMKRVASEADERINVMINSDLRALERELTEEPVDFMIGNSDGRLIARDLGIPLVRMGFPVYDRVGYHRIPVVGYRGSVNLLNRITNTVLREYYEPQHWKLQQ; encoded by the coding sequence ATGTCAGAAATAAATGTGATGGAAAGAACAAGGGAACTTGTGGTAAACCCTCTTGTGACCTGTCAGCCATTCGGGGCAATGTTCGCAACCCTTGGCATACGGAGGGGTCTCCCCATAGTCCATGGTTCGCAGGGTTGCAGCACCTTTGTGAGGTATGGTCTTAATAGGCACTTCCGTGAACCGGCTGAAATAGCTGTCACATCGCTTCATGAGGATGCTGCGGTTTTTGGAGGCAGGAGCAACCTCATAGATGGTGTTAAAAATCTTGTGAAGAGATTCAGGCCAGAACTCGTAGGAATTGTAACGACCTGTTCAAGTGAGATAACTGGTGACGATGTGGATGGATTCCTGAGGGTTGCGGAGGCTGAATTAAGAGAAGAACTTGGAGAAAGATTCAGAACAAGGATGGTTAGCATATCAACACCAAGCTTTGTTGAACATCACTTAAGAGGATATGGAAATGCCCTAAAATCGTTTATAGATACTCTTGCAGTTGATGAGGGGGACTGCAATGAGAGGATCAACCTGATACCAGGTATTGTTAACCCGGGTGATATACGGGAGATAAGGCACATCTTTGAGTTGATGGACGTCGACCCCATTATACTCACAGACACTTCGGATCCATTCGATTCACCACTACGACCATCAAAGACAGAGAAAATGCCATTCTATCCTAAGGGTGGAACAGTGGTTTCTGATATAGAGGAATCCTCAAACAGTATAGGAACACTTTCAATGTCAATGTATGGAAATGAAGCATCAGAAACACTTAAAAAGCGTTTCAATATTCCCAAGGAGCACCACATACCCATTGGTGTCAGGAATACAGACGATTTCGTCCGTTCATTGGCGAGAATAGCAGAAGTAGATGTGAGCGAAGAGCTTCTGGATGAAAGAGGTATCCTCATTGATTCAATGGCAGATATTAGCTCAAGATATCTCTTTGGAAGGACAGCAGCTGTTTACGGGGATCCCGACATGGTAATGGGTGTGTCAAGGTTCCTCTGTGAACTTGGAATCACACCACTCTATGCATGTGTCGGTGTCGATAATGAAATCTTCAGGGAGGGAATGAAAAGAGTGGCATCCGAGGCAGATGAAAGGATAAACGTCATGATAAACTCAGATCTGAGGGCACTTGAAAGAGAACTTACAGAGGAACCTGTGGACTTTATGATAGGGAATTCGGATGGAAGGCTTATAGCAAGGGATCTTGGAATACCCCTTGTAAGGATGGGCTTTCCTGTATATGATAGAGTTGGGTATCACAGGATTCCTGTTGTGGGTTACCGTGGATCTGTCAATCTTCTAAACAGAATAACAAACACAGTACTGAGAGAATACTATGAACCACAGCACTGGAAACTCCAGCAATAA
- a CDS encoding nitrogenase subunit alpha has product MPFKLFDVDAEIPERKKHVYIKKKEDPEEDLPLCNTKTIPGCMTERGCAFAGAKGVITGAIKDALHVIHSPVGCTAYGYGTKRYPTSQEMPDGSLFPIENFNLKYITGTNLTETDVVFGGMDKLKRCIIEAAKEFPEANAVYTYATCTTGLIGDDIEAVSREVSEEIGKDVVAINAPGFAGPTQSKGHQVANYTLFENLVGTAEPPVVTDYDVNLIGEYNIDGDLWVLKRYFEEMGINVLSTFTGDCCHDEIKWMHRAKLSLVRCQRSATYIARLLEERYNVPYMKVDFFGIEYCKRNLMATGEYFGIPERAEEVIKDRMEKIGPEIEYLRNKLAGKKVWVFSGGPKNWHLPRPLEDELGMEVVAVSTMFEHEDGYEKIKKRVGENTVIVDDPNSLELEEIIEKYRPDIILSGIKEKYLAHKLGVPCVLIHSYENGPYIGFEGFLNLARDMYASIYSPVWDLLEFEAGD; this is encoded by the coding sequence ATGCCATTTAAACTGTTTGATGTTGACGCTGAAATACCTGAGAGAAAAAAACATGTCTATATAAAGAAGAAGGAAGATCCCGAAGAGGATCTGCCCTTATGTAACACAAAGACAATCCCTGGTTGCATGACTGAGAGGGGCTGCGCCTTTGCGGGTGCGAAGGGTGTCATAACCGGTGCAATAAAGGATGCTCTGCATGTTATCCATTCCCCTGTTGGATGCACAGCATATGGCTACGGTACAAAGAGGTATCCCACATCACAGGAAATGCCTGATGGCAGCCTTTTTCCCATTGAAAACTTCAACCTGAAGTATATAACGGGCACAAATCTCACAGAGACAGATGTTGTGTTTGGGGGTATGGATAAACTCAAAAGATGCATCATCGAGGCTGCTAAAGAATTCCCAGAGGCAAATGCTGTTTACACATATGCAACATGCACAACCGGTCTCATAGGAGATGATATTGAAGCCGTTTCAAGGGAGGTTTCAGAAGAAATAGGGAAGGACGTGGTTGCAATAAATGCCCCCGGGTTTGCGGGTCCAACACAGTCAAAGGGGCATCAGGTTGCAAACTACACACTGTTTGAGAACCTTGTGGGAACCGCAGAGCCTCCGGTAGTAACAGACTATGATGTAAACCTCATAGGAGAGTACAACATCGATGGTGACCTCTGGGTTCTCAAGAGATACTTCGAGGAGATGGGAATAAATGTCCTCAGCACATTCACTGGAGACTGCTGCCATGATGAGATAAAATGGATGCACAGAGCTAAGCTTAGCCTGGTCCGGTGTCAGCGTTCAGCCACATATATTGCAAGGCTTCTGGAGGAACGTTACAATGTTCCATACATGAAGGTTGATTTCTTTGGAATAGAATACTGCAAGAGGAATCTCATGGCTACAGGGGAATACTTTGGGATTCCTGAAAGGGCAGAGGAGGTCATAAAGGATAGGATGGAGAAGATAGGCCCCGAAATTGAATATCTTCGTAATAAATTGGCTGGTAAGAAGGTCTGGGTATTTTCAGGGGGTCCTAAGAACTGGCACCTTCCACGCCCCCTTGAGGATGAACTTGGAATGGAGGTAGTTGCAGTTTCAACAATGTTCGAACACGAAGACGGCTATGAAAAAATCAAGAAAAGGGTCGGAGAAAATACGGTGATAGTTGATGACCCAAACTCACTGGAACTTGAGGAAATCATTGAAAAATACAGGCCAGATATCATCCTTTCAGGTATAAAGGAGAAGTATCTTGCCCATAAACTTGGTGTACCATGCGTTCTCATCCATTCCTACGAAAATGGACCTTACATAGGTTTTGAGGGGTTCCTGAATCTCGCAAGGGACATGTATGCATCAATATACAGTCCTGTCTGGGATCTCCTTGAATTTGAGGCAGGTGATTGA
- a CDS encoding nitrogenase component 1, with the protein MNRNITINPGRICQPLGAVMAFLGVRGAMPLIHGSQGCSTYMRFQITRHFREPVNIASSSLNEATVVYGGEKNLLKAIRTVEENYKPEVIGVISGCLSETIGDDINRIVRIYRDAGSESRIIPVSTPGFKGSHVDGYDMAVTSILRSIAGDPSDQIERVNVINGIMSPADTYELKSILRSMGTEFLMITDTSESLDEPFNGDPYFITRHGTPISKIEGASNSMATLSLGGCKGGRVLEGRYGIKNIGLEIPAGLENTDRFIGKLTELFDASISQSLMRDRGRLIDAMIDAHQYTYGRNVAIFTDPGYAVAITSMVLEMGMTPSAVFTGSESIYFNEKISQLQKEYGFKCMAMSGADIFDLQSYISEKPIDVLIGNSYCGRAAEENGIPLMRVGFPVYDRLGSQRIRIAGYSGGIEFVDSLTNLIIERYYDEGYEISDVSDADESCCIR; encoded by the coding sequence ATGAATAGAAACATAACAATAAACCCCGGAAGGATCTGCCAGCCACTTGGCGCCGTCATGGCTTTCCTTGGAGTCAGGGGAGCGATGCCACTAATACATGGTTCGCAGGGATGCAGTACATATATGAGGTTTCAGATAACGAGGCATTTCAGGGAACCAGTTAACATTGCATCAAGCTCATTGAACGAGGCAACGGTTGTATACGGTGGAGAAAAAAACCTTCTGAAGGCTATAAGAACGGTTGAGGAAAATTACAAACCGGAGGTCATAGGTGTTATCTCAGGTTGCCTTTCAGAGACCATAGGGGACGACATCAACAGGATTGTGAGGATCTACAGGGATGCGGGATCGGAATCCCGAATAATTCCGGTTTCAACACCTGGCTTCAAAGGGTCCCATGTGGATGGCTATGACATGGCAGTCACCTCCATCCTCAGATCCATCGCAGGGGATCCCTCAGATCAGATAGAGAGGGTTAACGTTATAAATGGCATCATGAGCCCAGCCGACACATATGAGTTAAAGAGTATTCTTAGGAGTATGGGAACGGAATTCCTCATGATAACTGATACCTCAGAATCCCTTGATGAACCATTCAATGGAGATCCCTACTTCATAACGCGGCACGGAACACCCATAAGTAAAATAGAGGGGGCCTCTAACTCCATGGCAACACTAAGTCTTGGAGGATGTAAAGGCGGTCGGGTACTTGAAGGTAGATATGGGATTAAAAATATCGGTCTTGAGATCCCAGCAGGTCTTGAAAACACCGATCGTTTCATAGGTAAGTTAACGGAGCTCTTTGATGCAAGTATTTCACAGTCCCTCATGAGGGACAGGGGACGCCTGATTGATGCCATGATTGATGCCCATCAGTATACCTATGGAAGGAATGTTGCAATCTTCACAGACCCTGGATATGCAGTGGCAATCACTTCCATGGTCCTTGAGATGGGAATGACACCTTCAGCCGTTTTTACAGGTTCAGAGAGCATATATTTCAATGAGAAAATTAGCCAACTTCAAAAGGAATACGGTTTCAAGTGTATGGCCATGAGTGGCGCGGATATATTTGATTTACAGTCATATATTTCAGAAAAACCCATTGATGTTCTCATAGGGAACTCTTACTGTGGTAGAGCGGCAGAAGAAAATGGAATACCCCTCATGAGGGTCGGCTTCCCGGTTTATGATAGACTTGGTTCCCAGAGGATAAGAATTGCAGGTTACAGTGGAGGTATAGAATTTGTTGATTCCCTCACCAACCTGATAATTGAGAGATACTATGATGAGGGTTATGAAATATCCGATGTGAGTGACGCTGATGAGAGCTGTTGCATCAGATGA
- a CDS encoding P-II family nitrogen regulator, with translation MKEIIAIIRSNKMKKTRDVLEVLGFPAMNARRVLGRGHQRAIIDDVNIPFPPEGIEESRGTMRYIPKRMISIMVEDRDVELVVEAIMKVNHTGNIGDGKIFVCPVDDAVRIRTGENGDVALQ, from the coding sequence ATGAAGGAGATAATAGCCATAATAAGGTCAAACAAAATGAAAAAGACCAGGGATGTCCTTGAAGTCCTCGGGTTTCCCGCCATGAACGCCAGAAGAGTCCTGGGAAGGGGGCATCAGAGGGCCATAATTGACGATGTTAACATCCCCTTTCCTCCAGAGGGTATTGAAGAGTCGAGAGGTACAATGAGGTATATTCCTAAGAGGATGATCAGCATCATGGTTGAAGACAGGGACGTGGAGCTGGTTGTGGAGGCCATAATGAAGGTAAACCACACAGGCAATATTGGGGATGGTAAAATCTTTGTATGCCCAGTGGATGATGCTGTAAGGATAAGAACCGGCGAGAATGGGGATGTGGCACTTCAATAG